The DNA window TCCGCAAGTGTACAGGCGGCTCAAGTTACTCCAGTGCAGGATCAGATTGATTCCCTTGATCTGTCTGTACTGCCAACGGCAGACCAGGTTAAAGTTCGGGCTTTGCTGTTAAACTATGAGTCGGTGTTTTCCACATATGAGGGGGACCTTGGGTGCACAGGTCTCATTTCTCACGACATACCCCTTGTAGACCATACTCCCATTAGGCAGCGACATCGGCGGATACCTCCATCCGAGTATGAGGTAGTGAAAGCGCACATAAATCAGCTCCTTGAGGCACAAATAATTAGGGAGAGCAGTAGTCCCTATGCATCACCCATTGTGCTCGTGAGAAAGAAGGATGGTAGTCTGCGCTTGTGTGTAGACTACCGCCGTCTGAATGCGAGTACAAGGAAGGATGCTTTTCCATTACCTCGTATCGAGGAGACCTTGGACTCACTGACGGGTGCCCAATGGTTTTCTACCATGGACCTCGCCAGTGGGTACAATCAGGTACCTGTTACGGAGGGGGATAGATACAAAACGGCCTTCTGTACTCCATTTGGCTTGTTCGAATGGAACAGGATGCCCTTTGGGCTGTGTAATGCTCCTAGCACCTTCCAGCGATTGATGCAAAGATTGTTTGGGGATCAACAGGGACAGTCCCTCCTTTTGTACCTCGATGATATAGTTGTGTTTTCGGCATCAGTAGATCAACATCTCTCTCGGATGGAGGTGGTCCTGAATCGCCTTCAGAGGGAGGGATTAAAAGCTAAATTGGGGAAATGTTCATTTTTCCAGAGGAAGGTAAAGTATTTGGGTCATGTGGTCTCATCTGAAGGGGTCGCTACAGACCCAAGTAAGGTTGAGGCAGTGACCCAGTGGCGTTGTCCCACTACTGCTGGCGAGGTGCGTTCCTTCCTGGGATTTGCCAGCTACTACCGTCGGTTCGTGGAGGGGTTTGCAAAAGTAGCTGCCCCGTTACATGGGCTAGTAGCAAGGCTGACCAATCCAAAACGTCGGAGGTGTTCGGAGCAGGACTTTGCCGATGCCTGGTCTATACAGTGTCAACAGAGCTTTGAGGAGTTGAAGCAGCGACTGTCTGTGGCCCCGGTGCTGGCCTATGCCGATTTCTCCTTGCCTTTCATCCTGGAGGTTGATGCCAGCTATGGGGGTTTGGGGGCAGTACTGTCCCAGGAGCAGGGAGGAAAGGTACGACCAATAGCATATGCTAGTCGTGGTCTTCGGCCCACTGAGCGCCGTATGGACAATTATAGCTCTATGAAACTGGAATTTCTGGCGCTCAAGTGGGCCATGACAGAAAAATTTAGGGAGTACCTGTTGGGCCATAAATGTCTGGTTTTTACAGACAACAACCCTCTCAGTCATGTTCTTACAGCCAAACTGGGTGCCACTGAACAGCGTTGGGCTGCTCAGTTGGCTGCTTTTGATTTTGAGATTAGGTATAGGTCCGGTCGCTGTAATAGAAATGCGGATGCCCTGTCTAGACAGAATCCACTTACAAGGGAGGACATCCAAAGTCTAGTGCCGGGGCAGGCTATCCCCGAAAGGATAGCTCAATTAGCCCATGCGGGACCGGTGGCCCAGGTGAGCCAGGTAACAGTGTTCCCAGGTCCACCCTTTGTAGATATGCGCTCAGGTCAGAGGGCCGATCTACATATTGCAGAACTGTTAAGGTTCTGGCGACGACAGGCACTCCCAACACCGGAAGAGCGCAAGCAGTTGCCAAAACCAGTGGTCACGATGCTTCGGCAGTGGGACCGATTGGTGGAGCAGGATGGGGTAATGTACCGTCGGGTGAGGCGCCCAGACGGTGGGGAAGAAACACTGCAGGTGTTATTGCCTATGGCTATGAAGGAGGAAGTTTTGACACAGTTACATCAGCAGCACGGACATCAGGGTGTGGAACGGACGACTCAGTTGGTGCGACAACGGTGCTATTGGCCAGACATGTCTTCTGAGATTGCACGTTGGTGCCAGCAATGTGAGAGGTGCCAGCATGCGAAGGGCCTTCCCTCGACACACCGTAGTTTCATGGGGCACTTGATGGCTTCACGGCCGAATGAAGTTCTGGCCATCGATTTTACAGTTCTGGAGCCTTCCCAGTCTGGTATTGAGAACGTTATGGTCATGACTGATGTATTCTCTAAATATACGTGGGGTGTGGCTACCAGAGATCAGCGGGCAGAGACTGTGGCACAGGTTCTGGTATCTGAATGGTTTTGCCGACTCGGTGTTCCAAGTCGTATCCATTCAGATCAGGGTCGGAACTTTGAGGCCACCCTTATCCAACAGCTTTGCCGCTTGTACGGTGTTGAGAAGTCTCGCACTACTCCGTACCATCCGGCTGGTAACGGACAGTGCGAGCGGTTTAATAGGACCTTGCACGATTTGTTGCGTTCTCTGCCCGACTCTCAGAAGGGCGACTGGCCGCTGTGTCTTCCCCAGGTGTTATTTTCATATAATAGTACCCCCCATCAGAGTACTGGAGAATCCCCGCACTTTTTGATGTTTGGCCAGGAACCTCGGCTCCCAGTGGATTTTCTGCTTGGGAGAGTCCAGGAGCCGGAGGCCGGCTGTGTGCAGAGGTGGGTATTAGAACACCAGAATAGGCTCAAAGTAGCTTTCGAGGGGGTGAGAGAGCAGCTAAGGACTGCGGCGGACCGCCGCAAGGCCCGCCATGATGGACAGGTCCGGGAGGTACCCTTACGGGAGGGTCAGTTGGTGCTCCTTCGAACTTTTAATGTGAGAGGTAGACATAAGATACACGATCTCTGGGGCCCATTAGTATATCAGATTGTAAGAGCAGGTGAGCAGGTATATTCTATTGCACCAGTGGACAATCTGGGTAAAGTGAGACAAGTACATCGCTCTGCAATAAAGCCATGGGTTGGTAAAAGTCCTTTGGTTGACCCCCCTAAGTGTAGTATGTTGGAGCCAATAGCACCCACTGACGAAGAAGAGGAGACTGGAGATTGGTTTGTAGTAATGCCTGAGACCCCTCAGGAGGGGCAAAGGTCAGTACCACCAGTTGAGACCCCATCAGGAGTTGCCGGAGAGGACCAAACTTTTACAGATGGTCTTCAAGAGGAGGCAGAGTATACAGAGGTTATAGTACCCGCCCCAGGTAATGTGATGGTGGGAGTAGGGTCACCAGAGATTACTCCTCTTGAGGATACAGGGGTTAGGCGTACAAGGAGGTTGATGGCAGGGTACCATTCAAATCCACATCACCTCCCTCGCACAATAGAAAGACCAAGGTACGAAGTGGGTACAGTCAATAGTCCGGTATCTAGTGCTGTGGTTGCCTGGTTTCGACCCTGGCATTAAAATCATAGATGTATAAAAAGTATTCATCGTCGGGCCGACGACGAAAATGTCAGGGGTAGATTGTGACCAGATGCTCTCCTCCCATGTTTGTATGGATactaatgatttaattagaatttgCCGCCTACAAATTTCCTTTTAGTTGGGGTGACGCGTCATTTCCGATTAGGCTATAAATAGCGCATATCCATTCATGTCGAGATGTACGTCACCTCCGATTGAGTGGGGGTTCCCATTTGCTTCCAACGTGCGGGTGATTTGACTGCGGCTGTATGCCAGCTTTTGCGTGCTCCTGAAATGATTTCTTTCGGTAAGCTGTTATTGCAGTTATTTGTGGGAACCAGCTCTCTGGTTGGGATTCTGACGAGTGGGTATGGGTCTTTCGTGTATTTCAGGCACATGTAAACCAACGTGTGACGCTACAGGATCAAAACAAATCAACGAGCGATCTAGAGTGGTTTGTTTTAAGTGATTGACATGGTTCTATCGGCGGGTGAGTCTTTTCCTTGTTGGGTCGAGACCATTGGGCATTCAGGCGGGCATTTAACCATTGTGTTTCCCTTCTAAGGTGTCTGAGATCTTTTCCTCTCTGCCTTTCTTCCGTATTTAATGCGAGGAATCGCCGTTGTCCTAACCTACTGTTTTGTGGTTTTTGTCTGTTTCATTTAGTCTGATTTGTAAGAGTGGTTTGTTATGTGGGTTGGATGATGTTATtagtaatttgttttgtttttttgtttctttgttttgagaTTGTGTTAGTGTGAATTATAGTTTTCAGCGAAGTGTTTTTGGATTAttagtatttgtgtttttttgctgtttatatTGACTTCATTGTGATTTTTCTAATcgtgatctttttcttttttttttgtgtatgtgtgagcaACTGTAAACTCTCTTTCTGCTAGATGCCAGGGGCTTCAGTCAGGAATCCTCCTTTTCCTCAGCGTGCTGGTGGTGGTTTTGAACACTGGGTGCTGTGTGCAGTGAGACGCACcgattttgtgtgtgagtgataaGTTTACTCTACAGTGTGTGGTTTGGTTCCTTGTTCTTTAGCCCGTGGCTGAAAAGCTTTTGAGTGtaaggttttattgtatgtttattttgtagtGATTGACTTTTGAATGATTGTAAAACTTCTCTGATGCCGTGAGGAGTTTTGCCTGGTACGCCCGGTTTACTCCTGTCtgcttttaataataaagaactcCTTTTGTATGATTTGCATGTCTGTTCCTTACTAGTGCAACGAACTTGTGTGTCTTAAGATAAAGGGTATCATTCATTCTCTGATGTCAGAGTGGCGTAGTCGGTTTTTGTAAAGTTGCAGTTATTCTATTCTAAAAAGCTAGGCCCTAGTGCCCCACGAATTACGAGCTCCCCTCGTTCTGCCACACAGGCATCGCTAGTTCTGAACTCATTTTGGCATATGGTTACCTCCATCctcatattattaataaaccaCTCATTTCGTATAAGATCAAGTGTCTCGCGTGCTTTTTTTCTTTGCTAATACAATCACTTCATTAAACTAAACTAAGCTGCTGGTTCTCAAGTTAAGAGGATCTGATAACGCTTAACCTCACCAAGACTGCGATCAATTAGTAGGAGGTTCATAATTGATGAGGAACAGGAGTGAGATGCGCCGTACCTTCAGCTCCGGCATGCTGCCAATCAGCTCGTAGGGCAAACGCACTTCCGGTTGGTTTTTGTAGTCCAGTGGCACGAGCTGCGGAGCTAAATCACGGTATCGATGAAACCGTCTGAGCAAAAATGACAAACATTCATTGACAGCTCTCCTCAACTATTCTTATATCACGTAAGTTTGTGATATAAGACATCTTCCTACTGTTTATATGTGTGATAACTGGGACATTTCAGCCACATAAAACCAGAAAGTAGCTTACATTAATAAGCACCTCACCTCAGAATTTCTTTTCTGGTGAAATAAGTGCAGTCCTACAAAAATATGAGAAGCAAAaacatgcaattatttattttttgctcaaagTACCTTCATGCAAATGCTTTATAACTGTGTTGAGAAAATAATGAGATGCAAAGCATTCATGCATATTCATGAATATAGCTATTAACATTACTATTTGAATATCAATTCTCTTTATTATTTACACTTTCCACAAGTGCATCAGTGTCATTTTTGCATAAATGTACTTATGCAGGTGAGACACTTTTGTTAGAAAAATGTGGTGTTAGTAAgatgttttaaaacaaattaatacttttattctgcgaGAATgaattatattgatcaaaagtgacagtgaagatatttataaagttacataaatataaatactgttctttaaaacttcctattcatcaaagaatgctaaaaaaaaaaaaatgtgtcagtcTCTACAAAAAATACGAAAGCAGTTTTCAACTTATTCTGAAAATATATTcagaaatgtatcttgagcatattagattgatttctgaagatcatgaagactggagttatgatgctgaaagttcagcattgataaataaattacatttcacaatattttacactagaagttatttagtttttattattagtagtattaaataaatgcagcctcagtgagcacCAAACAGTGTAGCGTGAACTCAAAAATGATGACTGACCTGATATGCGTCCAGTTGCTGGGATGTAAAGATGGTCTGTTTGTTCCCCATTCTTGCAGCTCCATTGCAAACTGGCTGTGGACTGCAGCTGAATGAAGCAGATATTTCAGATATGAAATACTGGCACAAAGGGCCGCAGAGAGAGATGGCAGATCAGGTGTCGGCTGCTGCGAGGCCTTTAGTTCTCTGATAATGGCAGCATTTCATCATTTAGCTGCCATCAATGGCGGTCTCTCTTGGATGTGCATGTGTCCTGTCGGTCAGGGGAGACATGTGAGCGTCAGATTACTGACCCCGTTCACATGCTGGGAGTACTGGAAGTATAGGGCGAAATAATAgtcaaatatttttaagaaatagaaTATAAATTTCACTTTTAGATTTTAGTTCTTATGTACAACCCCCCTTTAATTCATTATGGAGATTATTGCTTTTGTGAGGAATTTTTCCATCGTGTCGCATTCAGTCATTTTAAAGTCCTTTATAAGACTGAGATCTCCTGTAAAGCAGCTTGGTGTATTGTGTTCATAATTGCAAATGCATCTCAATTATGGCATTAAATATGCAAGCACTGGAGCATCAGTGCACTATTGTGAGTTGAGTTGGTTGGCACAGAGGCTGAATGGTATCAGTTGATCTTGCAGCTGTTCACCTGCTGTTCTTTTACTTTCTCTCCGGATAACGGCTCATATCTCTACCTGTCAGCTGTTGCTTTTCTTGGCACTTTTTTCATGTGATTATGTAGGAAAACTCGTCTGGACGGCTTCAGATCAGCCTTAAGTTTACTGTTTTATACATGTTATGtttgtatttctttgttttggactattttcctttttttctgtcacCATCTTTTGGTGATGTTTGGATCTGTAGATAACTAATTGGTTGATTAATGTGAGATAAATGATAGCTGATAAATGAACTGAAAGACTTCAAAAACCCTCTGTTAACCCTCTATAGTGGAAAAGCATgggaaagaaaaagaggaaaaagaaaaggagggaagaaaaaaaataaggggtAACGCGAAAAGAAAGTGgtacaaagaagaagaagaaaaaaggtaaacttgaattaaaaaggaaaagaaCGGGTTGAAAAAGTTGAAAAGGAAAAAGGGGAAATTTAAACCAAATttataaaaaggaaagaaaaggggaaagaagaaaagaaaaaagagaacggggaagaaaaaagtcaaaagtgAAGAAAAGAAACAGTGGAAGAAAAGAATggggaaaagaaaacaaaaaagcgGGTTTGTTTCttgcaatatatataaattatctttcaaaaaacacagaaaaaagatCTGTACATCATTTTTGTGTAAGATACAAAAAGTGGAGGGGCTTAAAAATAGAaagctgaaaagaaaaaagagagctagaaaaaaaaaagagttggtaAAACgggggaaaataaaaaatgtttttttttttacaatacaaattacCTGACAAcaaccacagaaaaaaaacataactctACATCTTTTTTGTGTAAGATAGAGAAAATATAAAGGGGAGGGGggtgaaaaaaagaggaaaagaaggtaagtgagaaggaaaaaaaattctgttttctgttatatgtataaattaaattgcaACAAACACAGAAATGCAAACTAACTCTATCCATCATTTTTGTGTAagaatttatttagtttataatataatagttcACAACATGCAATATACAAATTTACAAGCAACCAACTCATCTCCTCCATATATTAAAATTTGAtctgtatttacatattttacagtccAGTCCAGATTGGTGAATGAGGCTGGTCAGTGACAGCCGCAGCTGCCGGCCACCATGTCATCATACTGCTTCAGAACCACGTTCTCATCGTCGTCAAAGTACAGCAGGTTAATGCTGAAGAGCTTGTCCGGCACGCAGCAGGGCGTCTCGATGCCTTTGGTCAGTTTGAGGGCGTTGATGATGGACTGGACCGTGGCGTGGTTGGTGGGCCTCATGTTCTGACCCAGAGGAAACGGACAGGAGCCTTTGCAGTGGTAAGCGTTGTATCCACGCGGAGACACGATCCAGCCGGACCAGCCGATCTCCTCGAAGTCCACATAGAGCGGCAGACGCTGACACGGCATCTTCTCCCCGCTCTCATCATAGTCTATGGAGCGAGCGCTGCGACGAGCCGTAGCTGAGAGAGGGAGGCTGGGAAACGGGAGCCTCTGTCCAACCGGAGAATCATCTGAACCTGAAGACAAAGAGGAAACTTTTAGATGCCATGGACTATCCTTGTGCAAGTGATGCTCAACTTAAAATGTAAGTCagctatatatttttacattgaaaaaaaatctatatttaatttaataataacaatcaaatatttataaatgtgcaatatattatttgaaaaaatgttaCTTAAGTATCAATGAAatactaatatattttaattaacattttaaattcatttttatattttctgtccatgttttaattttagttaaaggcttttttaaaaatattttattattttcattttaagcaattttattgtgtgtttctTTTACATTACTATATTTTTTCAACTCTCCATAGTACTGTATTCCTATGTTATAGATAAGTTGTATTCAAGcacttttttattgaattatttcattagtgtatttttatttagtacaaCACTGTATTTTATGACTtactataacattattattattattattattttttacttttccactttttatatttcaaagcatcaaaaaatatttttatcgttttagttttaattttagctaaCAATATTTTTCCTGTGtctattatattacaatatttttctcTCAGTAGTATATATAATACTATACAGTTAGAGGTATTGtattaagtatgttttttttttattaactgtatttttatatatttttttttttttttgtagcatttaACCCTTATgtctatgtatttttaattactttCTTTTATTGATAGATTTTTACTCCGTTTTTCCTTTCGATTTTTCCACAGATCCCCAAACTTCTTTGTTTAGGAccagatgtatttatttaaatcactCGTGGAGCTTATTTGAGATTACTGTGAAGAAACATCAGTCTAATTGAGCTGTTAAAGACTTATATATGCCTTACCTTTAGGCGTGAGCTCCAGAGAAGCGGCCCGTCTGCCGTCGTCGGTGAAGAGGACCAGCATGGGCTGTTTGCTGTGATGGTGGTTTTGGCCTGATGCGAAACGCACAGTTTTCGGGTCCATCTGAAGACCTGCTAAAGTCCTGACCGAGACCAGGAGCCCCAGATTACTGCCCTCATCCAACATCCAGGAGCGCACCTTTGagatattaaacatatttattattgaGGAGAATTTGCACAAGCAAATCTCTGGGTCTGTTCTAAAACCCAGTTAGCTCCTTTCTAAGGCAGCATTTTAACTAGCATACAACCTAAAGGTAGAAAGGCTCATCATAGTCATAGAAAACCTCTCAGAATGTGATTTTTATTCATACTTACAGCTTGAGTGATGGTAAACACCTCCCAGCCGCTGGAGTGGATGGGCACCAGTCTGGACGAAAGCAGTTTCTTCCCTTGTGAGACGTTTTTCTTGCTGCTATCAAGAACCTGATAGACACTGACCTGCATAGAAACACCTCTGCAATGATTAACCTGAACAACCTTCTTTTAGAAGCACATCATTTTCTTTCCAGACTGTAAATACTGTACCTGACAGAAGTGCTGTCTGTTGAATGTGAGCGATGCTTGTGGTCTGAGCTTGAACAGATGAAGCTCGGCAGTGAGGATCTTCTCGCTCTTAGCCACCATGGACATGTTGAAGAGAAACTCGATTTGTTCGCTGTGCACTAAAGACAGAAATCAGAAGAATTGACACCCAATCACACATACTTTATGCATATTTCACACCATCCCCCACCTCAATATTCAGATTAGCAGCTGATTAAAATGGGTCTTAATGAGCCATTCACAAAACCTCACATTTAATCATACAGTCTTGAATATTATAAATCCACGTCACTAAACTTAACACTAAAATATACCACTACACTTACACTTTTGATTATACACTCTTATGTTCTAACAATTCcatattttataacataaaatataattgttgattttttttttgttgactgaATGTTTCTCGTGATAACTTCTGTTTAAATAGCTGGTATCCTGAAGACAACTAAGCATACAATTTTAAGTATAAACTATATGCAGTTCCATATTGGTTtagttccatttttattttttattcatgtattttaatttcattaaaataaagtatcaaaATGTTGAGTATCTACTTTCTCAGGATTTAAAAAAGGGATAGTATAAATAGGTTCTGTATACACCTATTAAATCTTGATGAAACTgcaaactaaaaatattattttacttaaaattatttttaactgaTGATGTTAATAAAGGAAATGTATCAAAATCAATGTGAACGTTTCAAAACAGATTAAAAAGCGTCACAGAATGCACTTTATGAAGCAGGTTTATAGTTAgcctaactgaaaaaaaaaaactaaagctatAAAACAGGTTAATAAAccttacttgaaataaaatattaaagcaatcTTACCTTGTTTTAGCTATAGTTTCCAAAGCATAATTTCTCGTTTTCATGTTTAAAAGTATACAACAATAACTAGTGCTAACACTTATATCATAAAAATTGTGACCCTCAAAATTAAAACCCAGCTaaagtcatttttgggtgatttacTTGTTTCTACATAAAATCATTTTTCACAAGGTAAAGAACTCTGTGAAAATGTAATCTTGGTATCTTTATTATTGAATTGGCCGCGTCAGATatgtaaaacacagtaaaaattaatggttaaaatcaagctttgatgttttaataattacatttatcacGAAAAGAACACATATGACCCCAAACATTTTCCATTCCAAATAGCAAACAAATAGGCTATATATTGTATGTCCACTGTCCCACCTCGAGTCTATAAATACGTCAGAATCTTACGTTTATTGAAGAAACTGCGGACGGTGTTTCCTTCCAGGAGCGTCGGGTCTTTGGTGACTCCGTTCACATCTGCGATGGTGTTATACAGGTCCAGCATGTACTGAGGAGGCTGTTTGTGTCCCCGAACCAGAGCAGCAGGAGGATCCTCCATCCCAAACACCTCCAAAAGCCTCTTGATGGCCTCCGAGCGCACTTCTTCAGACTCGGTGTTCAGCTGATTCTCGGACGGTCTGCAGATGGAGAGTCCCATCACGGAGATCCAGATCACTGCGGTCAACATGTTGACTGGTCCTCAAGagatcttctttgtttgctggaGCTGGACTGAATGAAGAAACCCCAGATTGGCAGGGCTTTATATGATGTTGGAAAAGTCTTCGGTCAACAGCCGTAAAGAGCTGCTATTTAGTCGCAAATGTAAATCAGCAATCAGCGAATGTAAAGCAAATCTAATGGCGGTGTTAACAAGGTGCGAACTGGACTGGTGGTCTTGTTGAGAGACCCTGAGAGGAAATAAGTGTTTATCTACCGTAATACGCTGTAAATACACCCTAAATATATCGATTcaagaaataaaagtttaattataGGTaagatttttaattgtattacatttagTCTGTTTAGGCGGCGCGAAGTAGATTTGGCGCGAAGTTTGCTCACCGCGGGCGGTTAACTTCCCTCAAAATGGATCCATTAATTGAGACAAAGGAGGATAATGTGATACGGGAACAATAATTATTTCGACAAACACTGTGAGAAGGTTCCAGCATGTGCCCTGTGTTTTCATGTTAATgacacacacacctgctcaaACAGAGATTTGAGTCCAAGCGAATTGAAATCGCCTCAGTTTATCGCGTCATGATAGACTGGATCTCGCGCCGCTCTTATGTTAAAGAGAACATGAATTTGAAAAAATAGGCTTGAGTGTGCATCAATAGATAGTTAATGGAAGTGCAAGTGACTTCGCTGGGTGGTTTAGACTGCTGTAATTTCTCATCTGTAATTGATTGTTTTCATTAGGAGCTCATTACAGTGATCCGGGGATTTCTTAGATCGCATAAGTTTAATAGGTGGCATTGGTTTTTGTCATAGTATTAATGCAGAAGGAGACTGATGTTGGATGGCATCTTTGCAATCAGTTATTCTAGTTTCAGAGTTGTTGACTGATTTAGAGGACATATTACAAACTTTAAAATCAAAGTAGGTGGCCCCAATTTGATCCATTATTAAATTTTATACCTTCACAGACCGTTAGGTGCAAATACTGTCTGTGTTTTGGACGTTGCAGTTTACTCACTTATATGTCACAAATCACAAACAATTGCAACAAAGCGTTTGAACTGCATTTGGACCATGTAGGGACTAAACATCatagtttatctatctatctatctatctatctatctatctatctatctatctatttaccaatccaaaaaattatttatttgggaTTACAAATTTTGCAGGATGCTTCTTATATATtggtttatcattttatataatgtGAATTGTACCTTTAATTTATGGAAAAAATGTTTTCGATTATTGTTATATCATCTCTTTAAATACATTGCAAATGTTAATGCACAAGTTTGTCTAAtgtacaaatttatatatatatatatatatatatatatatatatatatatatatatataaaacatgttatGTTTATGGGCTGTCCCATCGTTGTTTATAATTTTGTGTATAAATTGCGAATTTGATGTTTCATAGTTATAATTTCCAAATAAGGCCAGAAATTGTTTAACCCACTTTTGCCAAATTGGGTtgcttttttaatgcagtttggaATAACTTTAAAATGTCTCTCTGTAATAACCTATTTGTGATTCCAGTATTATGTAGGCTATTTTGCATGTGTGACACCTCTTTGTCATTAGCATTTCTTGCTAACGCTTTAATTATTGGTTGATTTGTAGTGTGATTTAAAACTGAGACATTTGCATATGCACCTTTCTTCAGTTGCTCTGTGCAGATT is part of the Carassius auratus strain Wakin chromosome 27, ASM336829v1, whole genome shotgun sequence genome and encodes:
- the LOC113045265 gene encoding bone morphogenetic protein 2-like, encoding MLTAVIWISVMGLSICRPSENQLNTESEEVRSEAIKRLLEVFGMEDPPAALVRGHKQPPQYMLDLYNTIADVNGVTKDPTLLEGNTVRSFFNKLHSEQIEFLFNMSMVAKSEKILTAELHLFKLRPQASLTFNRQHFCQVSVYQVLDSSKKNVSQGKKLLSSRLVPIHSSGWEVFTITQAVRSWMLDEGSNLGLLVSVRTLAGLQMDPKTVRFASGQNHHHSKQPMLVLFTDDGRRAASLELTPKGSDDSPVGQRLPFPSLPLSATARRSARSIDYDESGEKMPCQRLPLYVDFEEIGWSGWIVSPRGYNAYHCKGSCPFPLGQNMRPTNHATVQSIINALKLTKGIETPCCVPDKLFSINLLYFDDDENVVLKQYDDMVAGSCGCH